The DNA window TTGGATTAGGAtggtatccctggtggctcagatggtaagtgtctgcctacagtgtgggagacctgggttcgatccctgggttaggaagatcctctggagaatgaaatggcaacccactccagtactcttgcctggaaaatctcatggacagaggagcatagtatgctatagtccatggggtcgcaaagagtcggacaccactgagcgacttcacttcacttcaaacataTAGTGATCACTTTGGGGAGAGTTGATATCTTTGCAGTGGTAATGCATGCATATACACTTAGGATTGTTAAGTCTTCTTGGTAAATTGATCCTTTTCTCATTATGATATGTCCTTTTTTTCTGGTATACTGATTGTCTTGACGTTTATCTCTGATATTAGTAAAGCCACTGTAGCCTTCTTCTAATTACTGTTTGGTACATCTTTTTCTAATCttttattttcagtctgtatgtctCTTTATATATAAATGCCTCTTTTGCAGATAGCATGTAGTTGGGTCttgctttttttcattctgaCAATCTTTGCCTTTTCACTAGAGTGTTCACtctatatttaatgtaattattgctATGATTGGATTTTAAGCACGTGGACATTGAATTACTGTTTCCCTTTGTTCCTCTTGCCTGCATTCTTTTGAGTTGAGTAgtagtttgctttttttcccctaagttgTTGCCCTAAGAATTACAGTATACACACTTTATCTTGTCATAGGCTTCTTAGTTAATACTCTGTTTCTTCATGTGAAATTTAAGAACCTTGCAGTTGTATCGGTCCATTCTTTATGCTGTGGTTGTCATGCATATTGCATCTATATACATTATAAATACcacaaaatactaatttttaatttcagtagtcacttgtattttaaagaaattaagagaaatattTCATGTTTACCTCACCGTTTACCATTtctggttattttcttttcttcctgaagaCCTTAGTTCTGTCTGGTATGTTTACCATCAAACAAAAAGACCTCCTTTAGCATTTTGAAGTGAGCATCTGCTAGAtatgaattctcttagctttatttatgaatatatctttactttgccatttttaaaaagatatttttgatgtggactgttttttaaaatctttttgaatTTGTTGCAGTATAGCTTCTGTTGcttatgttttggtcttttggccaaaaggcatgtggggttttagctccctgaccaggggtcgaacccctgccccctgcagtggaaggggcagtcttagtcactggaccggCAGGGAGTCTCTGCCTTCATTCTTAAAAGATGTTTTTGGTGGAATAGAATTCTGGGttgacacttttctttttttcctcagatgTTTGAGAGACATTATTCATTATTCAGTTATCTTCTagcctcttttttcccccctgataCAAAGTTAgtaggggttcccaggtggctcagtgggtaaaagaatccgcttgccagtgcaggagatgttggtttgatccctgggttgggaagatcccccagaggagggcatggcgaccgactccagtattcttgcctggagaatcccatggacagaggagcctggtgggctgcagtccatggggctacaaagagtcagatatgactgaagcaaccgagcatgcacacactcatgaAGTAAGTGGTAATTTGTATTGTTCTCCTGCATGTAATTCATGtttttctctccctgccttcaaggTTTTTTCATAATCTTTGGTTCTCAGAATTTTGACTCTTATATTCCTGAtacgaggtttttttttttgtatttgtccTGCTTTGTGTTTCTTTAATCTGTAAATTTAGTTTCTCGCTGTATTTGGGAAACTTGGGAGCATTAAATATAGAGTGACCACTCtagttaaaaggcagagattgttagaatgaaatattcaagaaatattaaatatttttctgtccCATTCTCTTCTTATGGGACTCCAATTTGGATACTGTTCACCAAACGCGGTCaccaaggctgtggttttttatttttatttttcaaacaaaaattttgtctttttcagattGCATGTTTTCCATTGATTTTTTATGTTCACTGAGGCTTCTGTAATCTCCCTTCTGTAATccagtggaatttttaaaaatttcagatgttggatttttcatttctcaaatttttatttcattctctttttacaGCTTTTATTCTCTACTGtgtttcctctttgtttatttgttaagAGCATCTATTTCTTTACTCTCCTGAGGTTAGTTTCAGTAGCTGCTTTATTGTCTTTGGTAGTGATCACATCTGGGTCTTCCTGGGTCTGCTCCATTGCTGCTTTTTCTCCAAGAGTTCGGGTCATACCTTTGTGTGTCCAGTTTTTTGGATTGTATATTGGATTATATGTTGTTGAGACTCTAACTTCTGTTGCGTTCGCCCGAAAAGTGTTGAGTGTTTTATTTGAGCAGGTAGGTAGTTGGGGCATACTCACAGACCAGACCCTTCCTTGGTGAGGTGGGTGGCAACTGCAGCTGCTCTGCCTGTTGCAAAGTTTAGCTTTAGCTGGGCTGCTCAGAGTCTGCCCCACACATCTTTAGTGCATTGCTTAGTCAGGGATTTGGACAggttttctatgtaaaatgtAGGGCCCTTCTTCTGCTTTCTCCTTTTCAGTGTCCCCCTCACTCTCCAGCTGCTGTGAAGCTCTGTCCTTTGATTCCTTGGCTGGTGTGTTGGTGGGTAGTTGTGACCACCAGTCGCAGCCACAGCTGGGCCTTGCTTCCAAGTGAAGGTTGTAAACAAGTGGGAAACACCCAGCACTAGGTCCTGTCTTCCGGAAGTTGACTTCTCTCTAATTTTTGCCTGATTTTGATTATTGTCAAGTGCTTTTAAGtagttgtattttttgttttgttttgtccagAGCTCAGGGTTACCTGTGAGAAAGCTGGTCCTTTAGGAGCCACTCTGCCGTGACTGGAAACAGACCCAGCACTGGGCTATGACAATTGAGTTTTCCAGTTCATGAATatatttctctttgcattttcttaggctttctttaatttctctcaaagtTTTTTAGATAGTTTTTTGGATATAGTCTTATATCATTTACTAGATTTATTCCTATATGGTATTTCTGATGTCCTTTCATTTTCTGATGCTTGCTAGTATATAGACGTacagcacatttttaaaatattgacctTGTATATAATACCTTTGCTTAAACTCATTCATTCTAATAATTCACCTGTGTATGTCCTTTGACATTCCTTAGGTACACAATTATCTGAGAATaatggcttttaattttttctttctaatctttaccctttgtattcttttcctttgCCTTATTGCTTTGGTTAGGACCTCTGGTACAGTGTTGAATAGCAGGTATACTTACCTTGTTTCTGATCTCAACAGGAGAAGGGTTTTAATGTTTCACCTTTAAATAggtttctttagattttttttttttttgcagattctCTTTATTAAAGGGGTTCCCATCCTAGaagagtttttctcttttattttttaaattagaatgttgttcagtgactcagtcgtgtccaactctctgaccccatagactgcagtgtgccaggcttaaATAAGAATGGATGTAGAAATTTACCAAATGCTCATTATACACCTCTTAGGATGATCATGTGACTTTTCTCCCTTATTATGTTCATGTGGTAAGTCACTTTGGTTTTTCAAATGTTCAgacacatttgttttctttgaataaatccAATTTGGAagttactttttaatatattgctgcATTGGGTTTGGAGAACTACCTATTTTTGATCACTCGCCCACTCTCTACCTCTCCTTGCCAATGTGTCAGTTTGATTCTGATTCTGAGAAGTCTTCATTTAGCATTTATATTGAGTAAAAAAAGCGGCATATAAATTACTTTCCATAAGAAATCTAGACGTTGATCTGCACACCACCAAGGGAAGAAGGATCGTACAAACTATAGCAGCATTTCTCCAGTTCCCTGTGTTAGAAGTCATTTTCATAGGATGTCAGCATCTTGTGGGGTGGGTTGTGGGCAGGTTGGCGCTGCCCTTTGTACAAGTGATCTTAGAACACCCCCTTGGCTGGCCATGGAAAGGTGTGTGTTATTACTGCCATGAGCCCTGCTGGAAAGGAGGTAACCAAATCCTTTCTTTGTGATGCAGCTCCATCTGTTTGACATTGATGTTCCTGGGAAAATCACATTTCAAGAATCTGAAACATTGAGTCCTGGTGATAGTTTCTCCTCGTTTGATACTCGTACGTACCAGATAAATTCACCTCTTCTAGCAGTACCAGTAGAGGAGGATCAGGTAGTCCTTTGTTTTTCATGATGTTGCTTTCCAACTTCTTTACAAAACCTGTCTGGAAGGCCAGGGGGAGAAGGGCGGAGAACGGTCAGAGATCTAGAAAGTGGGGGATTTAATGGAGAACTAAGGGTTTGACATGATTgtgcttttccagtggtcacagcCTTTATTAGTGTGATAGCTTCCAGCCTATACCTATTAGGCCATGACTGAACACCTCCCACTTAGAtaagaaacatttattaataattagagTGAATTTCTCATTTCTGCTCTACTGATGTAAATGATGTTCTCACGAGGCAGAATCCACGCAGGAGCAAACTTACATGTTCTCTGTCCACGGGCCCTGCGTGAATGTACTCCCGTCAGTGTCCTGTGACCATTGGATCTTGGAGACTTTGCCTGGCCACACCTGCTTCAGGAGATTAACTTTGTACATTTTCTGTTTGGAGAACAGCTTACTGCAGGGTGGGCCTGGGTATCTGCTATGACATCCGCTTCGCAGAGCTGGCGCAGATCTATGCACAGAGAGGTGAGGCCGCCTTGGGTTAGGTCATGTAGATGCTCGGAGATTGATTGGCTCTGGGCTTTGTGGGTGGAGGGGATCATTGGTCAGAAAACCTGGAGGAGGTCTTAAGCTCCGCGTCTGTGTGAGTTCTCAGACTACTTCTGGGAATGGGCAGTGTGGTTTTCTGGAGGTTGTAGTTTAACACACCACACAGCTAAGGCAGGAGCCACATTCCTAAACTAAACGTCTGCTCTGCCGTTGGAGCCCTTCCGGCCGCTGTGTTTGGAGAGGCACTGGGGCCCCAGTAGTAGGTCTGCCTGCACGTGGCTTGCACCACTCACTAGCCCTAGATGTTGGGAACAGCAAAAAGGCAGTCAGCGCCACTGTGGTCCAGAGGACCATCCTGCCAACCGAGAAGCACAAGTCAGATGAGAAGCCCTGGGTTCTGGTTCCAGCTCTGCCCCTTAATTGGCACAGTGCTTTGGGTAAATTAATCTCTGGAGAACtgtgggtctcagttttctcataggAAAGGTGTGAGGATTACAGACAGAGAACTTACGAAGGTCCTCTTATGATACTCAACAATACTAGCATCCTTACTAGACTGCCAGAGGTACTCTGACTCTAGTTTGTCTGTCACTATAAAGTGAACTGGGTGCAGACGGTTTGACACCCTGCTCAGCAAAAGGTGGAGGCGCAAGGGCTCCAGGTTGGCTGTTTCAGTTGAGTCTTAGCTGGAAGAAGTAGAGCAATTAGTCTTCTCCTCCTTTCAGTTGATGAACATCACAAAACATGGTCCTTGACCCTGGGAGCTGTCCACATGGTGCTGAGAGAAGTCTGAATGACAGATTTTCCATGTTTTTCAAGCAAAGTCACCTTTGCTTGAAAAGTGGTTGTCAGGATCactgtacttgtgtgtgtgtgttgcgtgTGTGTCTCTAGAGGAATTCACAGCCATCTGTAACACTGATGAATCTATTCACGTTGGGGGAGTTTGAGTTTGGTCCCCACTAGGTAAGGAGCAGAGGGAGGGCTAATGTGGTTGGGTGTCCACCTGCATCCCTCTTCTTTGGCTTTTCTTGCCCCAAGGCTGCCAGCTATTGGTATATCCTGGAGCTTTTAATCTGACCACCGGGCCAGCCCACTGGGAGTTGCTTCAGCGAGGCCGGTAAGAAAGCATCTCCGTGTTTCTCTGCGAAAACGTTTGCGGTTTGGTGGAAGCATCAGCCTTCCCCGTATGGAATGCTGCCTCTGACTCAGGCTGCCCTGGCACCCAGAGGCAGTTCCCAAAGGTGACTCTTTGTCTTCCAGTCCGAAAGGAGGGCTTCTGCTGTGGGCTCCTCAGAAGCCCCAGCACCAGCCTTGTGGATTTTGAGGACTGATGTCTGCATTTCCAGGAGCATTCACCCATCAGGTGGGCAGTGATTTGGTTTTCCTGTGTTCAGATAAGAATTTCTGTCTCTGGTAGAGTTGCCAGAAGGTTTTACAGAGAATTGGAGAGCCATGGAGTGTACATGGCTGGAGCCAAGGCAAAGGCAAGGGTTCCTGAGTCTGACGCCCGGAGAGACTTGTGGTCACGCTCAGCAGTCCTTGTGCTGTGTAGATGGGTGCttaccctcctccatcctccagaGTTTCCTGCTAGTCTTGGTACTCTGCCAAGACACTTGTGATAAGTTCTTGTTCTTCTAACGTCTAAGTTCTGAGCGCTGCGCATGGGACAGTTACTTTTCCTTAGTCGCCCGAGGAGTGGTGAAGGGCAAATAGCAGAGGTGGGTGTAACATAGAAGGGAACAGGAATATGACTGTGAAGTGCTCTGCAAACCATGAAATGCTGCTCAGAAATGACGGGTTGTtcatgaaaagatttttttaattgcgGTATTATATACTTACAGAAAAGTGTACTAGTTTTAAGTTTACAGATCAGTGAATTTTTACATATGGATTCACCTCTGATCAGGATCAAATCTAGAACATTTCTAGCCCCTTGGAATgctccccttttctccttctcagtcagtactctcctctctctgcccagGGATGGCCACTGTGCTCACATCTGGAGATGACAGTGATTTTTATTGGAAGGGGATGTAGGAGTGTTTGGCTGGTTGCATGATGGAAGGTGGTAGGGGTATGTGATCCCATGAGTATTAATAAATGCTGCTTTGTTGAAAGCAGGAAAAGCTGGAGAGAGCCTGGGATGACCTGGCACGAATCTGTTGTTTGAGCCCAGAGGGCTGTGGGTCAGGTGGCTTGGTGTAGCCGTGCTACCATCCGGTTCCTAGTTCTTGCCTAATTTGAGGTGATGGGACTGCCCCATTGGCATGGAAGGGCCCTGTAGCCCTGCCCGGGGTGTTGTTCCAGCGAGGCCAGCCCATTCTCTCTGGTcacctgggttgcatgcaccagAGAAGCTCTGCTCTTTACCTGTTACAGGTTGGctcaggccagcgtttctcactgtggtgctaTTGACACTTTGGAGGAAATGGCTCTTTGTTGTGGGCGCCGTCCTCTGTGTTGCAGGATGTTTGCGCACCCCTGACTTCTACTCCTCGATGTCAGTAGCTATCCCTTGGtcagaaatgtctccagacactggCAGAAGTCCCCTGCTGGGCAAAATTGCCCCAGTGGAGAACTAGCTTGTGCAGCAAGGTCTTTTTTGAAGAAAGGGTTCTGTGGCTTTGAATGTTTCTTCCATGTCCGAGCTAGCCTGTCCTGTCCTAGTTTTTGAAAGAAGGGTCTGGACACTTAGGGTAAAAACGTCTCAGATCTGTACTGTATGACTTACCTCTTTTCTCTCCATTGACTACAGGGCTGTTGATAATCAGGTGTACGTGGCCACAGCATCTCCCGCCCGGGATGAAAAGGCCTCCTATGTTGCCTGGGGACACAGCACTGTTGTGAATCCTTGGTGAGTTGGCTCTGCAGGGACAGGCTCACTGAGCTGAGAGAGGTGGTGCTTGGGCAGGTGGGTTGTCTGATTCCCGGGTGGTCCTGCGCCTCCCTCCGCTGCCGTCTCCCCTCAGGCCTGCCAGGTCACTGGCTCTCTCTGTGGGAGGAGCTTCCACTTGAAAGCCATGCGAGAGAGAAATGGCTCAGCTCTCCTGACTGAGTGATTGGCCTCAGCCTTGTTCTGAGTTTCTGAGTGACGTTCATTGTCAACCAAACTTGGAAACGAGGCAGAAGTCACAGGTGGGTGGTTTTTTAGTAAAAGAGGCTCCCAAACTCTTGGCTTTGGGTTAAAATTTAGACTGGGTCACTGGACCTACGGCTGGAATGAGTTGAGGGTAAGGATTTTGCTCCCTGCATAACACTTAGAGGAGAGTGGAGGATGGGTTGAATTAAGAGGAACTGTGAACTTGTCCTCTGTGAGAGGGTAAAGCATTCTATTACTTAGGgaaaccagcagggaagtctgcCCAGATACATACACAGCCGGATGGTAATAGACACGTCTTACCAGCATTTGTACAGTTCACATGGTACTTTCACACACATTGTCTCAATTTGAGCTCTCAAGGACTTATCTTTATTTAACCCAGTTAATAGATGGTAGACTTGAAGTTCACAGGATGAAGTGGCCAGAATTGGTGTTTGGATCCAAGACTTTTGAATTCAGAACTTAGATTTATTCCATACTACTTCTCAGTATGTCTGTATGAttacgacacacacacacacatatgtgtttcTAAAATTTCAGGATAAACATATCAGTAACAAGGCTGCAAAGGCTTACATGTCACTGTGGGATTCCCAGAGTTCCTCTCTTCTGACTTTGTAGGACTCACAGATGAACGTGTGTGGTGGAGAAGGCCTTGGGAGATATGGCCCGTGGGAGATTCTCAGTGAGCCTCCTGTACATCAGGATCTGGGGTGCATTGGAAGGCTGGAAGGATCGAGTTGGCTTCAAAATTTTCTCAAACTTGACTTGGGTTCCTCTGTAGACATTAGTGATCAGCTTACTGACCTTGTGGGTAGCTCTGCTCACCCAGCTGGTTCTCCTGGTGAACTCTTACTCATCAGGCTGGCTGCTTTTGACACAGTTGGTTACCTAAGATTTGCCTGTATTTCTTCCTTTGCAGAATTTCCCCCATTTGGTTGGGAGCTGTGTGGCTTTTTTGTCATTGTGATAGGTGCCTAGGGTTAACATAGAGATCTTTGCATGCCGGGGCAAATGGGGGAAAAATAGAAGAGACTAGAAAAGGATTCAGTTAAACGTCATTAATGATGATGCCTGTAGCTTACTGTGCCAAAAATCTGTGGCCCTAGATGGAACCAATTATTATATCAGATTGTTTGTTGTATTGGATCATTTTGTTTTGTACTTTGGAAAAATTTCACAGataaggtttttttaaattaatgattaatttttggctgtgctgggtcttcgttgctgcacacaggctttctctagttgcggcaggtgggggctgctctcgtgttgtggagcacaggcttagtaattgtggcacctgggcttagttgccctgcagcagcggggatcttcctggaccagggatttaacccgaattccccacattggcaggcagtttcttaaccagtggaccatcagggaagtcccacagctATGTTTTTGAAGGCCTGTTTTGGGCCAAGAGACTCACTCAGCACTGGAAATAGTTTTCCAAGTCAGCTTTTCCTCAGATTTTGTGGAGTGTTTTTGTTTCCAGTGTGGGGTTCCTGCTGGGGCATGGTTCTACCACTTCTACTCAGGCCTCAAAGGTTGAAATCTCTCCCTCCAAACCCAAAAGCCATTAACACAGGGATCCAAGGATCACAGACTTGAGGCCAGAGATCCAGGCAGACCCAAGCCTTCCCTCTCCATCTCCAGGGTTATGTAGCAGCCTTGGGAGGTGTGAAGAAACAGAGCTAGACTGCCCTTGGAAAGGGCTCTTGAATGTACTCACGACAGGGTGGAAGTAATAAATAATCTATAGTAGGAATAGGAAAGTTTTATTCAAGCCAAACTGAGGACTGTAGCCTAAGAGACAGCTTCTCAGATAGCTATGAGGAATTGTTCTGAAGAAGCATTGTTTGCAGCAGTTTTATATCTTATCAGAGCAAGGAACATCAAACACAACAGGTACCTTCCTtcaagatttcaaaaaaaaaaaaaataaaaggtattttcTCACTATGTCCTCACAGAGCTCATATTTCCACTTTATAGATTAGGAAGTAGAGATTCGACATGGCTTGCCAGAAGACCACACAGCTACttaagtggttcagttcagtacagttgatcagttgtgtctgactctgctaccccatggattgcagcatgccaggcctccctgttcatcaccaactcccagagtttactcaaactcaggtccatcaagtcagtgatgccatccaaccatctcatcctctgtcatccccttctcctcctgccttcaatctttcccagcatcagggtcttttccaatgagtcagctttttgcatgaggtagccaaagtattggagtttcagctttagcatcattccttccaataaacacccaggactgatctcctttagaatggactggttggatctccttgcagtccaagggactctgaagagtcttctccaacaccatagttcaaaagcatcataggAATTTATGCCcgtattttcttgttttaaaaacagattccTTCCCATTTGGCCTGTGAGATAGGGCGGAAGAACAGAGATAGTAAATAACAGCAAGCATCAGGGAATTGACTCATTCTCCCCACGTGTTTTTCAGGGGGGAGGTCCTTGCCAAAGCTGGCACTGAAGAGACGATCGTGTATGCAGATATAGGTAAGATTCACTCTGGCCCAGTTTAGGTGTCTGGTGTCCCTAAGTGCCCTGAGGCCAGATTCTACAGCTGTAGAACACCGGGAGGGACTCCTTTATGCCCCGCCCTCCTCATTTATCCTTGGTTCTCTGGCTAAGCCCTGGGCTCTGTCTCAGCCTGAGTTTTCTTGGTTTGGTTTGAAATGACACCAGGGGCAGTGCCAAGCTGAATGTGCCTCCAGACAAGGCCCATGAGTAAATTACTGGCTGGGGCTCTGGTTGTTTCTCTGCTGTTTGGGGAAGAAGTTCCTGTTGGCAAGTAAGGAATCACATCTACTAATAGtatacttttctgtttttgcagACCTGAAGAAGTTGGCTGAAATTCGCCAGCAAATCCCCATTTTTAGCCAGAAGCGATCAGACCTCTATGCAGTGGAAGCCAAAAAATCCTGATGTTTCCGACATGTCATGAAACAGGAAGATATGTTTCTACAGGATAATCAACAATCTTATGAATTctttaatggaattttttttttttaaataatttcagtcTTTTCCCTTCCTGAAAAGGGAAGCTCTGTTGGGATGATGGGGCTGATGCTGGTATTCTCCACACCATATAAAATGGTCAAAAAGGGCTGGCACTGAAGAACAGGAGGAGGGTGGGTGTGGCTCTAAATCTTCCATATTCAAGTTGTCTCAAGCAGTTATTAAAATATCAGATCCTGGTATTCTTGATGGTTGATCCACCTGTATATTTGTGTGGTGAACCTCTTACTTGATTGCTGGAGTTGGAATACATTATGCAGAAACCTTGGTCTTTGAGCAGCATCTTAATGTCACATTTTGGTCTGTGAGTGGTCTTTGAGCCGTTATCTTAATGTCACTTTTTGGTCTGTGAGTAACTGTGGGATGGATCCTTGGTGTTTGCTAGAGAAGATGGCAGCTCTGCCCTCCCTGGCACCCTTAGGGCTCTTCAAATTCAGAGAGGAGCTAAGGATTTAAGACCCCTCCCCAGTTTTAAGGGAAATGTTTCAAACATGAGCCCCCTGGCAGTGGCATAATTTGGTCAAGGCAACTGAAGTGTGAGCTGCAAAAGATTCTCTTAATATGGGTGAGTGTCTGAAagtcaaatggcaacccactgcagtgttcttgcctggagaatcccagggatgggggagcctggtaggctgccgtctatgggttcgcacagtcggacacgactgaagtgacttagcagctaggAACACTTTTAGCTTGATAAAGTCAAGTTTTTAGCTTAGTGGTTTTTAGAATCCTTTTACACAATTAAAATTGAAGAATTCCATTGAGCTTTTCTTTATGTATGTTATAGCTGGTGATGGGTTGGTAGATGTTTAACAACCAGCAGTCTGAGAAAGTTGATTTTGTGGAAGCATTTCCCAATTTCCAAGGTGTACTTACTGCCAAATTCAAGCTATCAATCTAACACTTTGAAACAGTGCTGGAAGTCTAATTAGCTCTTGTGAGCTGGTgtaagtcttctctagcacactGCTGTTTACATGTATAGAGATATTTGCCATATTGGaaagtaagattttaaaacaaaagaatacaTGAATACACATCCCTTTAGCTGTAAGAATAACGAATAACTTGACATTATCGAGTGCAATTTAACCTTTGAAAAACCAGCAGTATATACTGAGAAGGGTTCAATAGTGAAAAAGTCAaatgactatttaaaaataagtgtacAATTTGGAAAAATCTGACATGTATATGTCCATGAAACTACATTAGTCAAGATAATGAATATACCCACCACCCCTAAAAGCTTCCTTGTACTATTTTATAATCTCTCTGGCTGCTCCTCTTATCCCCAGGTGATTACTGATCAGCTTTGTCACTACAGACTAGTGAAAAATTATCTACAAGTGGAATCATACTGtagttttttgtctgttttgtaaataagttcatttgtatcttttttttagattccacatataactgataccatgtgacatttgtctttgacttccattgtatgataatctctaggtccatccatgttactgcagatGGCTTtatttcatccttctttatggctgagtaatattccattgtatataggtaccacgTCTTTATCCATAtatctgttcatggacatttaggttgctgccatgtcttggctgttgtaagtagTGTTATAAtagggtgcatgtatttttttgaattctagttttgtctgggtatatgcccaagagtggaattgTAAGATCatattgttcagtcgtgtccgactcttcgggaccccacgga is part of the Bos indicus x Bos taurus breed Angus x Brahman F1 hybrid chromosome 1, Bos_hybrid_MaternalHap_v2.0, whole genome shotgun sequence genome and encodes:
- the NIT2 gene encoding omega-amidase NIT2 isoform X2 is translated as MAQNIFLIMQRKFLVTPHRSFLKWQRSAAYMSLEVTSYPQGSIPEKDAGKLYNTCAVFGPDGTLLVKHRKLHLFDIDVPGKITFQESETLSPGDSFSSFDTPYCRVGLGICYDIRFAELAQIYAQRGCQLLVYPGAFNLTTGPAHWELLQRGRAVDNQVYVATASPARDEKASYVAWGHSTVVNPWGEVLAKAGTEETIVYADIDLKKLAEIRQQIPIFSQKRSDLYAVEAKKS
- the NIT2 gene encoding omega-amidase NIT2 isoform X1, whose amino-acid sequence is MVLPGRAMATFRLALIQLQVSSIKSENLTRACGLIREASKQGAQIVSLPECFNSPYGTKYFPDYAEKIPGDSTQKLSEVAKECSVYVIGGSIPEKDAGKLYNTCAVFGPDGTLLVKHRKLHLFDIDVPGKITFQESETLSPGDSFSSFDTPYCRVGLGICYDIRFAELAQIYAQRGCQLLVYPGAFNLTTGPAHWELLQRGRAVDNQVYVATASPARDEKASYVAWGHSTVVNPWGEVLAKAGTEETIVYADIDLKKLAEIRQQIPIFSQKRSDLYAVEAKKS